GCTTTACATGCCTTTAATCCAATCGGCATGAAATTGATACATAAGACACTTCTCGAGACGACCCGAACAGGTAATTCGAAGGTGAAATACATAGCTTGGAGAGAATTGGATGACTGAGTCACCTTCGGATAAAAGTCTTCTTCGATATTTTGGGTTAGGCGAACTCGCGACCCATGGAGGCAATGCAGTTCTGGCCTTCTGGATGATCATGGGAATGGCCTTCTTCTTATTTGCGGATCAGAACTTGATCGCGCCTAACCTCAGGAACATAGCTTCCTCATTCGGGATCACCGAACAAAAGGAAATCGATTGGAAATTGGGAGGGCTGATCCCGATCTGCTTCTTCGTACTGGGTGGATTTGTTTCCGTCTATATGGGTTATCTTACCCAGAGATTTTCCAGAAAACCTCTCGTGATCGGAACAGTTCTATTAGGAGAGATCCCCTGCCTTCTCTCCGGATTCGCAAGAACCTATGACGAATTTCTGATACTTCGGACTCTTACTGGCTTCGGGCTTGGGGGAAGTTTCCCTCTTCTATTCTCACTTGTAGGGGACTATTTCTCCGACAGATCCAGATCCACCGCAGCAGGCTATCTTTCCCTTTCTATAGGTCTTGGTGTAGGACTCGGACAAATGACGGGAGGAACCTTAGGAACTGCAGATCCTGTGAACGGATGGAGATTGAGCTTTATCTATATGGCTGCCCCTTCCTTTCTATTCATGCTCATCTACGGCCTTTTTTGCAAGGAACCAGTCCGAGGAGGAAGGGAGAAAGAATTTGCAAACCTAAAGGCTTCTCAGGGAGAAGAAGCAGTTCGCTTAACATGGAATGATATTAGAAATTTATTTTCCACAAAAACCAATATCGGGATCTTCATGCAAGGAATTCCAGGTTGCGTGCCTTGGGGAGTATTCTTCGTATTCCTGAACGATTATTACGAATTTCATTATGGAATGAAAAAGGATGCTGCCTCCGCAATGGTAATCTTCGCAGCAGTCGGGATCTTTGTAGGCACCTTTTTCGGAGGGATACTCGGGCAAAGGCTCTATGATAAAAATAAGAATCTACTCCCCATCTTCTGCGGAAGCATGATCCTTATCGGGATACTTCCCACTATTTATCTACTCCATGCAGGAAGCGTTGCAGGAAGTCCTCTATTCATTCTTGTGAATATTATCACTGGGATCATTATCTCAGTCACTGGACCGAATGTAAGAGCTCTCATCATGAATGTGAATCCGCCTAAAAGTAGATCTTCTATGTTTGCTCTTTATAATCTCACGGATAATTTGGGACAGGGCCTGGGACCGGCTATGGCGGCACTCTTACTCACAGTGCTTGCGGACAGGACTACTGCATTCACGATCTCCATTCTATTCTGGATCCCTTGCGGATTGTCTTGGATCTATATTTTGAGAAATTTCAAACATGACGAGGAAACCCTTCATCAAAACCTTGCAGAAGAAGCAAATAGGCTCCGGAGGATTGGTTAGTTGAAGGAAAAGGACACCGAGTTATTCTTATTCGATATAGAAGGC
This genomic window from Leptospira semungkisensis contains:
- a CDS encoding MFS transporter produces the protein MTESPSDKSLLRYFGLGELATHGGNAVLAFWMIMGMAFFLFADQNLIAPNLRNIASSFGITEQKEIDWKLGGLIPICFFVLGGFVSVYMGYLTQRFSRKPLVIGTVLLGEIPCLLSGFARTYDEFLILRTLTGFGLGGSFPLLFSLVGDYFSDRSRSTAAGYLSLSIGLGVGLGQMTGGTLGTADPVNGWRLSFIYMAAPSFLFMLIYGLFCKEPVRGGREKEFANLKASQGEEAVRLTWNDIRNLFSTKTNIGIFMQGIPGCVPWGVFFVFLNDYYEFHYGMKKDAASAMVIFAAVGIFVGTFFGGILGQRLYDKNKNLLPIFCGSMILIGILPTIYLLHAGSVAGSPLFILVNIITGIIISVTGPNVRALIMNVNPPKSRSSMFALYNLTDNLGQGLGPAMAALLLTVLADRTTAFTISILFWIPCGLSWIYILRNFKHDEETLHQNLAEEANRLRRIG